One genomic segment of Novisyntrophococcus fermenticellae includes these proteins:
- a CDS encoding phosphoribosylformylglycinamidine synthase: MSKVRRVYVEKKQEFSGEAKELGHEIKHYLGIPGVRKVRILIRYDVENISEETFERACHVVFAEPPVDILYKEKFEATEDSSIFTVEYLPGQFDQRADSAVQCLRFLDENEQPMIRSATTYVIEGDVNKEEFHAIRNHCINPVDSREAKMEKPETLITKFEEPADVETFEVFTEMNEDEFIELYRSLNLAMTFQDFQHIQNYFKNEEKRNPTVTEIRVLDTYWSDHCRHTTFSTEIKHVQFGEGDYKIPIVKSYERYLADHKEILKNRDDKYISLMDLALMGMRKLKAEGKLKDQEESDEINACSIIVPVDVDGKEEEWLINFKNETHNHPTEIEPFGGAATCLGGAIRDPLSGRTYVYQAMRVTGAADPTVSVKDTLAGKLPQKKLVREAAHGYSSYGNQIGLATGYVKEIYHPNYVAKRMEIGAVLGAAPRRAVIRENSDPGDIIILLGGRTGRDGIGGATGSSKVHTEASLEICGAEVQKGNAPTERKIQRMFRREEVSRLIKKCNDFGAGGVSVAIGELAAGLTINLDLVPKKYAGLDGTEIAISESQERMAVVVNPEDVEQFLDYAKEENLEAVRVAVVTEEPRLILEWRGKEIVNLSRAFLDTNGAHQETDVFVEIPEKADMLLKTSDEREDVKEQWLETLADLNTCSQKGLVEMFDSSIGAGSVLMPYGGKYQLTETQVMAAKVPVANGNTNTVTLMSYGFDPYISDWSPYHGAVYAVVESVSRIVAAGGDYSKIRFTFQEYFRRMTEDPRRWSQPFAALLGAYEAQIGFGLPSIGGKDSMSGSFNEIDVPPTLVSFAVDVAKVGDIITPELKKAGNTLVWIHLPKDAYELPVYDKVMELYAALHRDIQLKKVVSAYAVNRQGIAAAVSKMAFGNMFGAKIDSSVMSQDLFHPYVGDIICEVKENSQLSVEAAVLGEVIAEQSIRYCDMELPLKEAVNAWGLTLEEVFRTVSEPKSEQSAEGPLFSSDKPYICSHKLAQPTVFIPIFPGTNCEYDSTKAFERAGAKVITKVFKNLTAEDIRDSVRVFEQAIDQSQIIMFPGGFSAGDEPDGSAKFFATAFQNAKLKEAVMALLKERDGLALGICNGFQALIKLGLVPKGEILGQDSGAPTLTYNTIGRHISKMVYTKVISNKSPWLSGAEPGGVYASPASHGEGRFVANERWLNQLFANGQVATQYCDPEGRVTMDEYWNVNGSYCAVEGITSPDGRVLGKMAHVERRGDGVAINIYGEQDMKIFESGVRYFKY; encoded by the coding sequence ATGAGTAAAGTAAGACGTGTATATGTTGAGAAAAAACAGGAATTTTCCGGCGAAGCGAAAGAGCTGGGACATGAAATAAAACATTATCTGGGTATCCCGGGAGTTCGGAAGGTGCGTATACTGATTCGATATGATGTGGAAAATATCAGTGAAGAGACTTTTGAGAGAGCCTGCCATGTGGTATTTGCAGAACCACCGGTGGACATATTATATAAAGAAAAATTTGAGGCAACAGAGGATTCCAGTATTTTCACTGTGGAATATTTGCCGGGACAGTTTGACCAGAGAGCCGATTCAGCCGTTCAGTGCCTCCGGTTTCTGGATGAAAATGAACAGCCGATGATTCGTTCCGCCACGACCTATGTAATAGAGGGGGATGTGAATAAAGAGGAATTTCATGCAATCAGGAATCATTGTATTAATCCGGTAGATTCCCGAGAGGCAAAGATGGAAAAACCTGAAACTCTGATAACGAAATTCGAAGAACCCGCTGATGTGGAGACTTTTGAAGTATTTACGGAGATGAACGAAGACGAGTTTATAGAACTTTACCGTTCATTGAATCTTGCCATGACCTTTCAGGATTTCCAGCATATTCAGAATTATTTCAAAAATGAGGAAAAGAGAAACCCAACGGTAACAGAAATACGCGTTTTAGATACTTATTGGTCTGACCATTGCCGGCATACAACCTTTTCAACTGAGATAAAACATGTGCAGTTCGGTGAGGGAGACTATAAAATTCCAATTGTAAAATCCTATGAGCGTTATCTCGCTGACCATAAAGAAATTTTAAAAAACCGTGATGACAAATATATTTCTCTGATGGATCTGGCATTGATGGGTATGCGCAAGCTAAAGGCAGAAGGAAAATTAAAGGATCAGGAGGAATCTGATGAAATTAATGCCTGCTCCATCATTGTGCCGGTGGATGTGGACGGTAAGGAAGAAGAGTGGCTGATTAATTTTAAAAATGAAACGCATAATCATCCTACGGAAATTGAGCCGTTCGGTGGTGCGGCAACCTGTCTTGGAGGGGCAATTCGTGATCCGCTCTCAGGACGTACTTATGTATATCAGGCTATGCGTGTGACTGGGGCTGCTGACCCCACTGTGTCGGTTAAGGATACACTGGCAGGAAAATTACCCCAGAAAAAACTGGTACGGGAAGCAGCTCATGGATACAGCTCTTACGGAAATCAGATCGGACTGGCGACGGGATATGTAAAAGAAATCTATCATCCCAACTATGTGGCAAAGAGGATGGAGATAGGTGCCGTACTCGGTGCTGCGCCCAGAAGAGCAGTGATTCGCGAAAATTCTGATCCCGGTGATATCATTATCCTGTTGGGAGGGCGCACCGGACGTGATGGCATCGGAGGTGCAACCGGATCTTCCAAAGTCCATACAGAAGCTTCTCTCGAAATCTGCGGTGCGGAGGTACAAAAAGGTAATGCTCCCACGGAGCGTAAAATCCAGCGCATGTTCCGCAGAGAAGAAGTCAGCAGGCTGATAAAGAAGTGTAATGATTTTGGGGCAGGCGGAGTCTCTGTGGCAATCGGTGAGCTGGCAGCAGGATTGACAATAAATTTAGACCTGGTACCGAAGAAGTATGCGGGGCTGGATGGAACAGAAATTGCAATTTCAGAATCTCAGGAGCGTATGGCAGTTGTGGTTAATCCGGAGGATGTGGAACAATTTCTGGACTATGCAAAAGAGGAGAATCTGGAAGCGGTCCGTGTAGCAGTTGTGACAGAAGAGCCTCGCCTGATTCTGGAATGGAGAGGCAAAGAAATTGTCAATCTGTCACGCGCTTTTCTGGATACCAACGGTGCACACCAGGAGACAGATGTATTCGTCGAGATTCCGGAAAAAGCGGATATGCTTTTAAAAACCAGCGATGAAAGAGAAGATGTGAAAGAGCAGTGGCTGGAAACACTGGCCGATTTAAATACCTGTTCCCAGAAGGGACTGGTGGAGATGTTCGATTCATCCATTGGCGCAGGTTCTGTTTTGATGCCTTATGGCGGCAAGTATCAGCTGACCGAGACACAGGTCATGGCAGCGAAGGTACCGGTAGCTAATGGAAATACAAATACAGTCACTTTAATGAGTTATGGATTTGATCCATATATATCTGACTGGAGTCCTTACCACGGTGCTGTCTACGCGGTGGTGGAATCTGTATCGCGCATTGTGGCTGCCGGTGGGGACTATTCAAAAATCAGATTTACATTCCAGGAGTATTTCCGAAGGATGACAGAGGATCCCAGACGGTGGAGCCAGCCGTTTGCAGCTTTATTGGGTGCATATGAGGCACAGATTGGCTTCGGTTTACCTTCTATTGGAGGGAAAGACAGTATGTCAGGATCTTTTAATGAGATAGACGTTCCTCCTACATTGGTTTCATTTGCGGTAGACGTGGCTAAGGTGGGAGATATCATTACACCCGAATTGAAAAAAGCGGGAAACACGTTGGTTTGGATTCATTTGCCGAAGGATGCATATGAGCTTCCTGTATATGATAAAGTTATGGAATTATATGCAGCACTTCATAGGGATATCCAGTTGAAAAAAGTGGTTTCTGCCTATGCAGTAAACCGTCAGGGCATAGCGGCAGCCGTATCCAAGATGGCATTTGGAAACATGTTCGGGGCGAAGATAGACAGCAGTGTTATGTCTCAGGATTTGTTTCATCCATATGTCGGAGATATTATCTGCGAAGTTAAAGAGAACTCTCAATTATCGGTGGAGGCGGCAGTGCTTGGTGAAGTTATAGCTGAACAAAGTATCAGATATTGTGACATGGAGCTTCCTCTGAAGGAGGCTGTAAATGCCTGGGGATTAACTCTTGAAGAAGTATTTCGGACGGTCTCGGAACCTAAATCAGAACAGAGCGCAGAGGGACCACTGTTTAGCAGCGATAAGCCGTATATATGCTCCCACAAATTGGCACAGCCAACGGTTTTCATTCCGATATTTCCGGGTACAAACTGTGAGTATGACAGCACAAAAGCATTTGAACGCGCAGGAGCCAAGGTGATTACAAAGGTATTTAAAAATCTGACAGCGGAAGATATCCGGGATTCTGTCCGTGTCTTTGAACAGGCAATTGACCAGTCGCAGATCATCATGTTTCCGGGAGGATTTTCCGCAGGGGATGAACCGGATGGCTCTGCCAAATTTTTTGCTACAGCATTTCAGAATGCAAAATTAAAAGAGGCTGTCATGGCACTCCTAAAAGAACGGGATGGACTGGCACTGGGTATCTGCAATGGATTTCAGGCACTGATTAAACTAGGTCTGGTGCCAAAGGGTGAGATTCTCGGACAGGATTCGGGTGCTCCGACACTGACATACAATACCATAGGGCGTCATATCTCTAAGATGGTGTACACAAAGGTAATCAGCAACAAATCTCCATGGCTGTCCGGTGCCGAACCGGGCGGAGTATATGCAAGTCCCGCTTCTCATGGGGAAGGCCGGTTTGTTGCAAATGAAAGATGGCTGAATCAATTATTTGCAAATGGGCAGGTGGCTACCCAATACTGTGATCCTGAAGGCAGAGTCACCATGGATGAGTACTGGAATGTGAACGGCTCCTATTGTGCTGTAGAAGGTATCACAAGTCCTGATGGGCGCGTCCTTGGCAAGATGGCACATGTGGAACGCCGCGGAGATGGCGTTGCAATTAACATCTATGGTGAGCAGGATATGAAAATCTTTGAATCCGGAGTCCGCTACTTCAAATATTGA